In the bacterium genome, one interval contains:
- a CDS encoding GyrI-like domain-containing protein: MKWWWMVSVVILLFMGVAQAEEQVRPSSIGEMVIRAVPPLTAATVTVRAADYVPKHGWAAGASGVRQAVEIMLTNGYEKLARWMKEGGRPAGPSFVVFNEDPQTTPPQNMTCKIGYPVAENAGGKNLVTIERLPATTSAVVRHQGSLDDRAALRDSLGKWIFSRGYAPAGPFMEVYVNGTRAKPVPSDDVAEIRWPVRRMAQPHADGNDPPGSGR; the protein is encoded by the coding sequence ATGAAGTGGTGGTGGATGGTTTCGGTGGTTATCTTGTTGTTTATGGGAGTGGCTCAGGCCGAAGAGCAGGTTAGACCCAGCAGCATCGGCGAAATGGTGATCCGCGCGGTGCCGCCTTTGACGGCGGCGACCGTCACCGTAAGGGCGGCGGATTATGTTCCGAAACATGGCTGGGCGGCTGGCGCAAGCGGTGTGAGGCAAGCCGTAGAGATAATGTTGACCAATGGATATGAGAAGCTGGCGCGCTGGATGAAAGAGGGAGGCCGCCCCGCCGGCCCGAGCTTTGTGGTGTTCAATGAAGACCCGCAAACCACGCCGCCGCAGAACATGACGTGTAAGATCGGCTATCCGGTGGCGGAAAACGCCGGAGGCAAAAACCTGGTCACCATTGAGCGGCTGCCTGCCACAACCTCGGCGGTGGTGCGGCATCAAGGATCTCTGGATGACCGTGCCGCGCTACGCGATTCTTTAGGAAAGTGGATCTTCTCCCGGGGCTATGCTCCGGCGGGACCCTTTATGGAAGTCTATGTGAACGGTACGCGCGCCAAACCGGTGCCGAGTGATGATGTGGCGGAAATCCGCTGGCCCGTACGGCGAATGGCCCAGCCCCACGCGGACGGCAATGATCCTCCCGGTTCTGGCCGATAG
- the polA gene encoding DNA polymerase I, with product MSDRLFLIDGSAQMYRAHFAFIRNPLRTSRGEITSAIYGFLTSLFNLIENEKPSHMAIVFDTPAPTFRHKTLPTYKATRQKMPDELVSQLGRLYQVLESTGIRIISRPGWEADDVIGTMATDAEQEGFEVVMVTGDKDYQQLVTEKVRMWNAKPDGVVLMGPEEVQQHFGVPPEKVVDVLALTGDTSDNVPGAEGIGPKTAVKLITEYGSLDKVLDAAPSMKPSKMREALIRDREKVLLARELVTIDRKAPVEFKPEELTLGMIWNPELERLLIDLELFKLVERLRTVFGGTSAKHADTGRSVRKFRTVSTTAELEELAAQWQKEKPLLSFDVETTGTDPMRAELVGASFSTVEGEAVYISMDHLDGPAKPGRRFLRFGHEVPAGVATYLSIVAEVLENSNVPKTGQNLKYDVLVYKTYGIEVEGVAFDTILAAYLLNPGDRTLSLDSLARDYLKLPKIATQELLGRRGKDQITMREVDVERVSEYACEDADYALRLSHVLEPLLENQGRILCDIELPLMPVLCDMEFTGVKLDVDLLHTMSKELERDLSRIEEDCFRLAGEVFNLNSPKKLAMILFEKLKLPVQRMLKSGPSTDIDTLTVLAPMHELPKRLMDYRMLSKLKNTYVDTLPGLVHPDTGRVHTTFSQTVAATGRLSSVNPNLQNIPIRTEVARGIRESFVAGTKGWKMVSADYSQIELRIMAHLSGDERMLEAFERGGDIHTETAALIFQVPVGMVDVNMRRAAKTVNFGIIYGQTDFGLAQELGLPRHEARVFRENYFALYPGVTEFMRRTIEECRKRGYVETILGRQRKIPDIEAPDRQVRQFAERTAINTPVQGSAADMIKLAMIAIHRRLNAEKFAAKMLLQVHDELVFEAPDDEIERLAEMVRHEMQTALPLRVPVMVEIGSGSSWLGAHA from the coding sequence ATGAGCGATCGCTTATTTTTGATTGACGGGTCCGCGCAGATGTATCGCGCGCACTTTGCGTTTATCCGCAATCCGTTGCGGACCAGCCGGGGGGAGATCACCTCGGCGATTTACGGGTTTCTGACGTCTCTGTTCAACCTGATCGAGAACGAGAAGCCGAGCCATATGGCGATTGTCTTCGACACGCCCGCGCCGACCTTCCGCCACAAGACCCTGCCCACCTACAAGGCCACGCGGCAGAAGATGCCCGACGAGCTGGTCAGCCAGCTCGGACGGCTCTATCAGGTGCTGGAGTCCACCGGAATCCGCATCATCTCAAGGCCCGGCTGGGAGGCCGATGATGTGATCGGGACCATGGCTACCGATGCCGAGCAGGAAGGGTTTGAGGTGGTGATGGTCACCGGGGACAAGGACTATCAGCAACTGGTGACCGAGAAGGTGCGGATGTGGAACGCCAAACCGGACGGTGTGGTGCTGATGGGGCCTGAGGAGGTGCAGCAACACTTCGGAGTGCCGCCGGAGAAGGTGGTCGATGTGCTGGCGCTGACCGGGGACACCAGCGATAATGTGCCCGGAGCCGAAGGCATCGGCCCCAAAACCGCCGTCAAACTCATCACCGAGTACGGCTCGCTGGATAAGGTCCTCGATGCCGCGCCTTCCATGAAGCCCTCCAAAATGCGCGAGGCCCTGATCCGGGACCGCGAGAAGGTGCTTTTGGCGCGCGAACTGGTGACCATCGACCGCAAAGCTCCGGTAGAGTTCAAACCCGAAGAACTGACCCTGGGGATGATCTGGAACCCCGAACTGGAGCGGCTGCTGATTGATCTGGAACTCTTCAAGTTGGTCGAAAGGCTCCGCACTGTGTTCGGCGGAACGTCCGCAAAGCACGCTGACACGGGCAGATCCGTCCGCAAGTTCCGCACGGTCTCGACCACCGCGGAGCTTGAAGAACTGGCGGCGCAATGGCAAAAAGAGAAGCCGCTGCTGTCCTTTGACGTGGAGACGACGGGCACCGATCCGATGCGCGCCGAACTGGTGGGCGCGAGCTTCTCGACGGTGGAAGGGGAGGCGGTGTACATCTCGATGGACCATCTGGACGGTCCCGCCAAACCGGGCCGCCGCTTCCTGCGCTTCGGCCACGAGGTCCCCGCCGGAGTTGCAACCTATCTTTCGATTGTGGCGGAAGTCCTCGAAAATTCAAATGTTCCCAAGACCGGACAGAACCTCAAGTACGATGTTCTGGTGTATAAAACCTACGGAATTGAGGTTGAGGGAGTCGCCTTTGACACGATCCTCGCGGCCTATCTGCTGAACCCCGGCGACCGCACGCTCAGCCTCGACAGTCTGGCCAGAGACTACCTCAAGCTGCCCAAGATCGCGACGCAGGAACTGCTGGGCCGGCGCGGCAAGGACCAGATCACGATGCGCGAGGTGGACGTGGAACGGGTCAGTGAGTACGCGTGTGAGGATGCCGATTATGCCCTGCGGCTATCCCATGTGCTCGAACCGTTGCTGGAAAATCAGGGCCGGATCCTCTGCGACATCGAACTGCCGCTGATGCCCGTGCTGTGCGACATGGAATTCACCGGCGTCAAGCTCGACGTGGACCTGCTGCACACCATGAGCAAGGAACTCGAGCGAGATCTCTCACGTATAGAAGAAGATTGCTTCCGGCTGGCGGGCGAGGTTTTCAATCTGAACTCCCCCAAGAAGCTGGCGATGATTCTCTTTGAGAAGCTGAAACTGCCGGTGCAGCGGATGCTGAAGAGCGGGCCGTCCACGGATATCGACACCCTGACGGTGCTCGCGCCGATGCATGAACTGCCCAAACGGTTGATGGATTACCGCATGCTGTCCAAGCTCAAGAACACGTACGTGGATACGCTGCCGGGGCTGGTCCATCCGGATACCGGGCGGGTGCACACGACCTTCAGCCAGACGGTGGCCGCCACGGGCCGCCTGTCGTCGGTCAATCCCAATTTGCAGAATATTCCGATCCGCACCGAGGTGGCGCGGGGAATCCGCGAGAGCTTCGTGGCGGGGACCAAGGGCTGGAAGATGGTCTCGGCAGATTACAGCCAGATCGAGCTGCGGATCATGGCCCATCTGTCCGGCGACGAGCGGATGCTGGAGGCCTTCGAGCGCGGAGGCGATATTCACACCGAGACGGCGGCGCTGATCTTTCAGGTGCCGGTGGGGATGGTGGACGTCAACATGCGGCGGGCGGCCAAGACGGTCAACTTCGGGATTATTTACGGTCAGACCGACTTCGGGCTGGCTCAGGAGTTGGGCCTTCCGCGCCATGAGGCCCGCGTCTTCCGCGAGAACTACTTTGCCCTTTATCCCGGCGTGACGGAGTTCATGCGCCGCACGATTGAGGAGTGCCGCAAGCGCGGTTACGTGGAGACGATCCTCGGGCGGCAGAGAAAGATTCCCGACATCGAAGCGCCCGACCGTCAGGTGCGGCAGTTTGCCGAGCGCACGGCGATCAACACACCGGTGCAGGGCAGCGCGGCGGACATGATCAAGTTGGCGATGATCGCCATTCATCGCCGCTTGAACGCGGAAAAATTTGCCGCAAAAATGCTCTTGCAGGTCCACGATGAACTCGTTTTCGAAGCACCCGACGACGAAATCGAGCGGCTCGCGGAGATGGTGCGGCACGAAATGCAGACTGCGCTCCCGCTGCGTGTACCTGTGATGGTTGAGATCGGCTCGGGTTCAAGCTGGCTTGGTGCTCACGCTTGA
- a CDS encoding GyrI-like domain-containing protein → MRRLLVGVVLLLSAAMVLAQTGEKKAMPAAPKAKTAMVGEISVKTIPAMTAVTVMEKATDHAPKDGYKTGMEGAEQAWKVMMPDAYGKLGAWMAAGGKPTGPSFGIYFEDPTKVAAKDLTCKVGFPTTKDAKVTDAVKLEEFPEMQAAVVQFAGPYEGSMDVYGALMKWIPEHGYQFAGPPMEIYLKSEHDKVKPEEYLTEVRFPVTKADAPAPKSDKTKVGEAPMAPDAPKAAEAPKTPETPKAAAAPKAAEAPKATGGNK, encoded by the coding sequence ATGCGACGGTTACTGGTAGGGGTTGTGTTGCTGCTGTCGGCGGCAATGGTGTTGGCACAGACGGGCGAGAAGAAGGCGATGCCCGCGGCACCGAAGGCGAAGACGGCTATGGTTGGCGAGATCAGTGTGAAGACCATTCCCGCGATGACAGCAGTGACCGTGATGGAAAAGGCGACGGATCATGCTCCGAAGGACGGCTACAAGACCGGTATGGAAGGTGCGGAGCAGGCATGGAAGGTGATGATGCCGGATGCTTACGGCAAGCTCGGTGCATGGATGGCGGCAGGCGGCAAGCCCACCGGCCCCAGCTTCGGAATCTATTTCGAAGATCCGACGAAGGTTGCTGCCAAGGATCTGACCTGCAAAGTTGGCTTCCCCACAACGAAGGATGCTAAGGTTACCGATGCCGTGAAGCTCGAAGAGTTTCCGGAAATGCAGGCGGCTGTGGTGCAGTTTGCCGGTCCGTATGAGGGCAGCATGGATGTGTACGGCGCGCTGATGAAGTGGATTCCCGAGCACGGCTACCAGTTTGCCGGTCCTCCGATGGAAATCTATCTGAAGAGCGAGCACGACAAGGTGAAGCCGGAAGAGTATTTGACCGAGGTTCGCTTCCCGGTAACGAAGGCGGACGCACCCGCGCCGAAGAGCGACAAGACGAAGGTCGGCGAAGCGCCGATGGCTCCGGACGCTCCCAAGGCCGCAGAGGCACCCAAGACTCCCGAAACTCCGAAAGCAGCAGCGGCCCCCAAGGCGGCTGAGGCTCCTAAGGCTACAGGCGGCAACAAGTAA
- a CDS encoding BadF/BadG/BcrA/BcrD ATPase family protein, which yields MTVLIVDGGGTKTRGWLIKRSENGSAAPEDVVTVDVGPTSFGAVGAEGVAAALRDLKSRLPGTTAPVSVVLGLAGVGRKPERDAALGAATQVFAGSEVSVITDAELAYRGAFADGRHGILLITGTGTIALYRAPISHEFTRAGGWGPLLGDEGSGAWLGREALRHCLLEWERDELSPLHAAVLEALEIELASQILTKVYKEGLGPSGWAKLAPLVFRYVREDLGAFKIMNRAAIELVSLAGRLQETLLPEAQNVPLVVIGGLWEHRYHLQPLMEEEIRLRNLPFVFAEPSGGPMEGGLLFLQEWGRTHTESRGI from the coding sequence ATGACCGTACTGATTGTGGATGGAGGAGGAACGAAGACACGCGGATGGCTGATCAAACGGTCGGAGAACGGTTCGGCGGCGCCCGAGGACGTGGTCACCGTGGACGTGGGACCCACCAGTTTCGGAGCCGTGGGAGCGGAGGGAGTGGCGGCGGCGCTGCGCGATTTGAAGTCGCGGTTGCCGGGGACGACTGCGCCGGTCTCGGTGGTGCTGGGATTGGCCGGAGTGGGACGCAAACCGGAGCGCGATGCGGCCCTCGGCGCGGCCACGCAGGTGTTTGCCGGCAGCGAGGTGAGCGTGATTACGGATGCCGAACTGGCCTACCGCGGCGCGTTTGCCGACGGGCGGCACGGCATTCTGCTGATTACCGGCACGGGAACGATTGCCCTCTACCGTGCGCCCATCAGCCACGAATTCACCCGCGCGGGCGGCTGGGGTCCGCTGTTAGGTGATGAGGGCAGCGGCGCATGGCTGGGACGCGAAGCGCTGCGGCATTGCCTCCTCGAATGGGAGCGCGACGAACTCAGCCCGTTGCACGCGGCGGTGCTGGAGGCTCTGGAAATCGAATTGGCCTCGCAGATTCTGACCAAGGTGTATAAGGAAGGGCTGGGGCCGTCAGGCTGGGCCAAACTGGCCCCGCTGGTGTTCCGCTATGTGCGGGAAGACCTGGGAGCCTTTAAGATCATGAATCGCGCGGCGATTGAACTGGTCTCTCTGGCGGGGCGGTTGCAGGAGACACTGCTGCCTGAAGCGCAGAATGTTCCGCTGGTGGTGATCGGCGGCCTGTGGGAGCACCGCTACCACTTGCAGCCGCTGATGGAAGAGGAGATCCGGCTGCGCAATTTGCCCTTTGTCTTTGCCGAGCCTTCGGGTGGGCCGATGGAAGGCGGGTTGCTGTTCCTGCAGGAGTGGGGGCGAACCCATACTGAATCGCGCGGGATATAA
- a CDS encoding DarT ssDNA thymidine ADP-ribosyltransferase family protein, producing the protein MIRFFSQDTIAHELRRRGILLLLHSTHLYKNLPQIIADGKLHTVRSLEEAYGSDASRYLHDPYRYERFAVGLDYINASLSMPNVELLYRRSRSEWTADWVHLALDLSLLSRDHTLFCQVSAAADMGKHLKPGPEGLREMFAGKVEGHKRDPLPHNVATHPQAEVLLHGSLTLADVRKIIVPSDAVGAEVKRLCDTRGRTMKIETLPHLFIWPKWMIKS; encoded by the coding sequence ATGATCCGTTTCTTCTCCCAAGATACGATTGCCCACGAACTCCGGCGGCGCGGCATTCTTCTGCTGCTGCACAGCACGCATCTGTACAAGAACCTGCCGCAGATCATTGCCGACGGCAAGCTGCACACGGTTCGCAGCCTGGAAGAGGCCTACGGCTCGGACGCATCGCGCTATCTGCACGATCCATACCGCTATGAGCGGTTTGCGGTGGGACTGGACTATATCAATGCGTCGCTTTCCATGCCCAATGTGGAACTGCTCTACCGCCGCTCCAGATCGGAATGGACCGCAGACTGGGTACATCTGGCGCTGGATCTGAGTCTGCTTTCGCGGGACCATACGCTCTTCTGCCAAGTCTCGGCGGCGGCGGACATGGGCAAGCATCTGAAGCCCGGCCCGGAAGGTTTGCGCGAGATGTTTGCCGGCAAAGTGGAAGGCCACAAGCGTGATCCTCTGCCGCATAACGTGGCCACTCACCCACAGGCCGAAGTGCTGCTGCATGGCTCGCTGACCCTGGCGGACGTGCGCAAAATTATTGTTCCGAGTGATGCCGTAGGGGCGGAGGTGAAGCGGTTGTGCGATACGCGGGGCCGCACGATGAAGATCGAAACGCTTCCCCATCTCTTCATCTGGCCCAAGTGGATGATCAAATCGTAA
- a CDS encoding DUF3467 domain-containing protein produces the protein MPNEPKPQQINVQLDEKVAEGTYSNLALIAHSPAEFFLDFARMVPGTAKATVHTRVIMTPAHVKFLINALKENVDRYEKQFGEIKMHGAPTGSAGEFGFRPSSPEEK, from the coding sequence ATGCCTAACGAGCCTAAACCTCAACAAATCAACGTGCAACTGGACGAGAAGGTGGCGGAGGGGACCTATTCCAACCTCGCCCTTATCGCCCACAGCCCGGCCGAGTTCTTCCTCGACTTCGCCCGCATGGTGCCCGGAACCGCCAAGGCCACCGTCCACACGCGCGTCATTATGACTCCGGCCCATGTGAAATTCCTGATCAATGCGCTCAAGGAAAACGTCGACCGCTACGAGAAGCAGTTCGGCGAAATCAAGATGCACGGCGCCCCGACGGGGTCGGCCGGAGAATTCGGTTTCCGTCCCAGTTCGCCTGAAGAGAAGTAA
- a CDS encoding T9SS type A sorting domain-containing protein: protein MRIVLFWMILLPVATATAQSRADSAWVQPFGATGECVAGVIRRTADQGYFFAGTEASPSGDDVRAVLTDSSGQVLWSREYCGAFPMRVRDARQTAAGDFLLAGTTAPLAADSEHAFVMRVNGAGDTVWNRVFDDTVGGFHAIQPLEDGGCVLTGWTAPPDSGGSNVALIRLNAWGNVVWKHTYDEPGEEWAVAVQKAGRGYLMVGQSRSDTNVEMLHILRTDSAGNLRWTKAYPLRGLKRIYGFEQVEGGEFVMAGLRNPPSEPCTYFLMRMDSTGVPLWLRSCHSGCDAAEQVVMKPTLSGFLMTRLNVSLGDRARQMEIWFFDQAGEFQYRTFYDGMGYRRWERPYGYWESRIASPFAAGIYDFFVDPHAPVAETASIVPQAPFPERSERHHPLDSFGNVYWASFTLNRRQWASITVYDTTGRLIRTVADEEYGSGSHTEIFDGWALPPGIYFLRVKTEELQEVKKVVLVR from the coding sequence ATGAGAATCGTTCTTTTCTGGATGATCCTGCTGCCTGTGGCCACGGCGACGGCGCAGTCCCGCGCAGATTCCGCCTGGGTGCAGCCCTTTGGCGCCACCGGCGAATGCGTGGCCGGCGTGATTCGCCGCACGGCGGATCAGGGCTACTTCTTTGCAGGGACGGAAGCGTCGCCTTCCGGTGACGACGTGCGCGCGGTGCTCACGGACAGCAGCGGGCAGGTGCTGTGGAGCCGCGAATATTGCGGCGCGTTTCCGATGCGGGTGCGAGATGCCCGGCAGACGGCGGCGGGCGACTTTCTTTTGGCGGGAACCACCGCGCCGCTGGCGGCGGATTCGGAACACGCGTTTGTGATGCGCGTGAACGGCGCGGGCGACACGGTCTGGAACCGGGTATTCGATGACACGGTGGGCGGCTTTCATGCCATTCAACCGCTGGAAGACGGCGGCTGTGTGCTGACGGGCTGGACGGCGCCGCCGGACTCGGGCGGGTCAAATGTGGCCTTGATCCGGCTGAATGCCTGGGGCAATGTGGTTTGGAAGCACACTTACGACGAACCGGGCGAGGAGTGGGCGGTGGCGGTGCAGAAGGCGGGGCGCGGCTACCTGATGGTGGGACAGAGCCGCAGCGACACCAATGTGGAGATGCTGCACATTCTCCGTACGGATTCGGCGGGCAATCTGCGCTGGACGAAAGCCTATCCGCTACGGGGACTGAAGCGGATTTACGGTTTCGAACAGGTCGAAGGCGGGGAGTTTGTGATGGCGGGGCTGCGCAATCCGCCTTCGGAGCCGTGCACCTATTTTCTGATGCGGATGGACAGCACGGGGGTGCCGTTGTGGCTGCGCTCCTGTCACTCGGGGTGTGATGCGGCGGAACAGGTGGTGATGAAACCGACCCTCTCGGGCTTTCTCATGACGCGGCTCAATGTCTCGCTGGGCGACCGGGCGCGGCAGATGGAAATCTGGTTTTTTGATCAGGCGGGGGAGTTTCAATACCGCACCTTTTATGACGGCATGGGGTACCGGCGGTGGGAACGGCCCTACGGCTATTGGGAGAGCCGCATCGCGTCGCCATTTGCCGCGGGGATCTATGATTTCTTCGTGGATCCGCATGCGCCCGTCGCAGAGACTGCGTCCATTGTCCCGCAGGCGCCCTTTCCCGAGCGTTCCGAGCGCCATCACCCGCTGGATTCCTTCGGCAATGTCTACTGGGCCAGCTTTACCCTCAATCGCCGGCAATGGGCCAGCATCACGGTCTATGACACTACCGGACGATTGATCCGCACCGTGGCCGACGAAGAGTACGGCAGCGGCAGCCACACCGAAATCTTCGACGGCTGGGCCCTTCCCCCCGGCATCTACTTCCTGCGCGTGAAGACCGAAGAGCTGCAGGAGGTAAAGAAGGTGGTGCTGGTCCGGTAG
- a CDS encoding fibronectin type III domain-containing protein, with protein sequence MSATRLGLIALLALAAGLCLSCKSDNKFIGPPPPPPAAPSSLYDYQTTQTGVVLRWEYNASDIQGFHIYVSQDTSAASFVVVDTVVSINRQAIIDSLTPGTTYYFYITAFNQNGESARSNVRPVHTVPLNGPGTPNHVEALPLEGNIVEVSWQTTGTLPDSFLIQRHDTLFNTAWTTIGSTPADIRTFLDSSVTYLTHYYYRVGGKRSSTIVWSLDSALAVTFGPGAISAPESLRTEVHLGLGVILTWVNVTHNATRIVISRGTGGNPAVAIDTVAATATSYLDTLGQNFGLYNYRLQAISDTASSPLTPAVEADYRLCSPGAIPLCVGNFWTYDVTDTAGGTTLQRTVSAAIFFGGQDFYLISQDERGITDSLYYLRNDTLARGVEMLHWPLLDTDHPQLLFKYPALQVGDSFLVDGQKVEVVIASPGQDKNVSGTVYHGVLAYERFVSASFRIIYYIVPGTVGIIKEEHYNGPISHPAPSKTLSLRAYHVS encoded by the coding sequence GTGTCTGCTACCCGCCTTGGCCTCATCGCGCTGCTTGCGCTTGCGGCGGGACTCTGCCTGTCCTGCAAGTCAGATAATAAGTTCATCGGCCCACCGCCACCGCCGCCTGCCGCGCCCAGCAGTCTGTATGACTACCAAACCACCCAAACCGGTGTGGTCCTGCGGTGGGAATACAATGCCAGTGACATCCAGGGCTTTCACATCTACGTGTCTCAGGATACCTCGGCGGCTTCCTTCGTCGTGGTGGATACCGTCGTTTCCATCAACCGTCAGGCCATCATTGACAGCCTGACACCCGGAACCACCTATTATTTTTACATCACGGCCTTCAACCAGAACGGCGAATCCGCGCGCTCCAACGTGCGCCCCGTGCACACCGTTCCGCTGAATGGTCCCGGCACACCTAACCACGTTGAGGCTCTGCCCCTCGAGGGTAACATTGTGGAGGTGAGCTGGCAGACAACGGGCACGCTACCGGACAGCTTCCTGATCCAGCGGCATGACACCCTGTTCAACACCGCCTGGACCACCATCGGCTCGACGCCTGCCGACATCCGGACGTTTCTCGATTCTTCGGTCACCTATTTGACCCATTACTATTACCGAGTCGGCGGCAAGCGGTCTTCCACTATTGTCTGGAGCCTTGATTCGGCGCTGGCGGTCACGTTCGGTCCCGGCGCCATCAGTGCCCCGGAGAGCCTGCGCACGGAAGTGCATCTCGGTCTGGGCGTCATCTTGACCTGGGTAAATGTCACCCACAATGCCACCCGCATCGTCATCAGCCGTGGAACCGGCGGCAACCCTGCGGTAGCCATCGACACCGTCGCCGCGACGGCAACCTCCTATCTGGACACCCTCGGCCAGAACTTCGGGCTCTATAATTACCGTCTGCAAGCCATCAGTGACACCGCCAGTTCCCCGCTGACCCCGGCGGTGGAAGCGGACTACCGGCTCTGCTCCCCCGGCGCGATTCCGCTCTGCGTGGGCAACTTCTGGACCTATGATGTCACCGATACAGCCGGCGGCACCACGCTGCAGCGTACGGTCTCCGCGGCCATTTTCTTCGGCGGGCAGGATTTCTACCTGATCTCGCAGGATGAGCGCGGCATCACCGACAGCCTCTATTATCTGCGCAATGACACTCTGGCCCGCGGCGTCGAAATGCTGCACTGGCCGCTGCTCGATACCGATCACCCGCAACTGCTCTTCAAGTATCCCGCCTTGCAGGTCGGGGACTCGTTCTTAGTGGATGGCCAGAAGGTCGAAGTGGTGATCGCCTCCCCCGGACAGGACAAGAACGTCAGCGGCACCGTCTATCATGGTGTACTCGCCTACGAGCGTTTCGTCTCCGCATCTTTCCGCATCATCTATTACATTGTACCCGGCACCGTCGGCATCATCAAGGAAGAGCACTACAACGGCCCCATCAGCCATCCCGCGCCCTCCAAGACCCTGAGCCTGCGCGCCTATCACGTAAGCTGA
- a CDS encoding MFS transporter, translating into MHPIFGAFAVRNYRIYWTGFTLSLVGSWMQTLAQSWLVWDLTRSAFWLGIVGAMPQLPSLILGSIGGVIVDRTVKRTLLIVTQSGLALCALALAIFTMSHHVQVLQVVIIAGVTGIFTAADTPARLSFVSEIVGKQYVGNAIALNSTTFNATRLIGPAIAGLIIPWVGAGGCFLINAISFLAMIFALLSMRDLPPPVFSTNHASVASEWREAFQYVIHARIARSLILNVAVFSVFIMSYVVLMPMFADQILESGVRGLGALMGAIGIGALIGGVYQASLPHNARRGRVVIFGAIGLCISILLFSFSRNFVLSLLILPLVGLSSISMLASTNTLLQTLTPDHLRGRVLGFYTTSFLGMMPIGSMLVGSAATEFGASYTVAAGAIICLIVALLTLARNKRLMVV; encoded by the coding sequence TTGCACCCCATTTTCGGCGCCTTCGCGGTGCGCAATTACCGCATCTACTGGACAGGTTTCACCCTTTCACTGGTTGGCTCCTGGATGCAGACCCTTGCCCAGAGCTGGCTGGTGTGGGATCTGACGCGGTCAGCCTTCTGGCTGGGAATCGTCGGCGCGATGCCGCAGCTTCCGTCGCTGATTTTAGGCTCCATCGGCGGTGTGATTGTGGACCGCACGGTCAAGCGTACGCTGCTGATCGTCACGCAGTCGGGACTGGCGCTGTGCGCACTGGCGCTGGCGATCTTTACAATGAGCCACCATGTGCAGGTGCTTCAGGTCGTGATTATCGCCGGAGTCACGGGAATTTTCACGGCGGCGGATACTCCGGCACGGCTCTCCTTTGTCAGCGAGATCGTCGGCAAGCAGTATGTGGGCAATGCCATTGCGCTGAACTCCACCACCTTCAATGCCACGCGGCTGATCGGACCTGCCATTGCGGGACTGATTATTCCCTGGGTGGGAGCGGGCGGCTGTTTTTTGATCAATGCGATTTCCTTTCTGGCGATGATCTTCGCGTTGCTTTCGATGCGCGATCTGCCGCCGCCGGTGTTCAGCACAAACCATGCGTCCGTGGCTTCGGAGTGGCGGGAGGCCTTTCAGTATGTGATTCATGCGCGGATTGCCCGCTCGCTGATCCTGAATGTCGCGGTGTTCTCGGTCTTTATCATGTCGTATGTGGTGCTGATGCCGATGTTCGCCGACCAGATTCTGGAATCGGGAGTGCGCGGCCTGGGTGCGCTGATGGGCGCCATCGGGATCGGCGCGCTGATCGGCGGCGTGTATCAGGCGTCGCTGCCGCACAACGCGCGCCGGGGCCGGGTCGTCATCTTCGGCGCGATCGGTCTGTGTATCAGTATTCTGCTCTTTTCGTTTTCCCGCAACTTTGTGCTCTCGCTGCTGATTCTGCCGCTGGTCGGCCTGTCGAGCATCAGCATGCTGGCCTCCACCAATACGCTGTTGCAAACGCTGACGCCGGACCACCTGCGGGGGCGGGTGCTGGGCTTCTATACCACCAGCTTTCTGGGCATGATGCCCATCGGAAGTATGCTGGTGGGATCGGCGGCGACCGAATTCGGCGCGTCCTACACCGTAGCGGCGGGCGCGATTATCTGTCTCATCGTGGCGCTATTAACCCTGGCGCGAAACAAACGGTTGATGGTCGTATGA